In the Bifidobacterium catenulatum PV20-2 genome, one interval contains:
- a CDS encoding pyroglutamyl-peptidase I has translation MQQINIVISGFTPYDGIDVNPAVLVPVALAEYWNDPSQSVALSDDLLQDVSISVTTVTLPVSFANAWPMLLNAIEQANPDIVIATGLKRSARGVLLERCATNLMDAAKPDADNVIPPRRPINPEGPAAYWTRLPLRSILRDFAKHEIPAALSSDAGTFVCNSLFYHLLDWSAAQEKRILSGFVSLPIVNEQSHPQHGLSIAQQIAAGNDVIRESVRYYLQPSSSEILLG, from the coding sequence ATGCAGCAGATCAACATCGTCATCTCAGGTTTCACCCCGTACGACGGCATCGACGTGAATCCGGCCGTACTTGTTCCCGTGGCGCTCGCCGAATATTGGAATGATCCATCTCAATCCGTGGCGCTGTCCGACGATCTTCTGCAGGATGTTTCCATTAGCGTGACGACGGTGACGCTTCCGGTCAGTTTCGCCAATGCCTGGCCCATGTTGCTGAACGCCATCGAACAGGCGAATCCCGATATTGTCATCGCCACCGGTTTGAAGCGGTCCGCCCGCGGCGTGTTGCTGGAGCGATGCGCCACGAATCTGATGGACGCGGCCAAGCCTGACGCCGACAATGTGATTCCGCCTCGCCGTCCGATCAATCCAGAAGGCCCGGCAGCATATTGGACGCGCTTGCCGTTGCGTTCGATTCTGCGCGATTTCGCCAAACATGAGATTCCCGCCGCGCTGAGTTCTGATGCGGGCACGTTCGTCTGCAATTCGCTGTTCTACCATCTGCTCGACTGGTCTGCCGCGCAGGAAAAGCGTATTTTGTCGGGTTTCGTAAGCCTGCCGATCGTCAACGAGCAGTCACATCCGCAACATGGACTGTCGATCGCGCAGCAAATCGCCGCAGGTAACGATGTGATCCGCGAATCGGTGCGTTATTATCTGCAGCCATCCTCAAGTGAGATTCTGCTCGGCTGA
- a CDS encoding cell wall metabolism sensor histidine kinase WalK yields the protein MTLEHVVMAIVVVAVAVVAFLLGRARGVQLEEDEIAPNDPSLFGAQKNMSLFGPRVPVQSTERQLIAVMPEALIVVDSLASVKYVSPGAQRFGIVEDHAMTLAEIRDILRLVSTDSVVRERELSIPLDRSARAAAKNTDGKGIEAGKFRPSDTLYLHVRVGQISDDLFAIFISDMSEQRRFEIMRRDFVTNVSHELKTPAGAISLLAETIGDAADDPDMVKYFAGRVSKESERLTELVHRLIDLQKAQSAAAVLNAERLSVLALVREAIVENQVKAESKHINLVLSLNGKQKLVHVEGAVNAVDEDDVFINADHETIKTAVKNLVENAVNYSPEHTTVAVGVGSSDGKVSIRVVDQGIGIPESSLDRIFERFYRVDPARSRETGGTGLGLAITKHCVQDCGGTIAVWSREGEGSTFTITLPQAESEQDEESAKSETVEISESEQLPIE from the coding sequence ATGACGCTAGAGCACGTGGTGATGGCGATTGTGGTTGTCGCCGTCGCTGTGGTCGCCTTTCTTCTGGGGCGTGCCCGAGGCGTTCAGCTCGAGGAGGATGAGATCGCCCCGAACGATCCAAGCCTGTTCGGCGCGCAGAAGAACATGTCGCTATTCGGTCCGCGCGTGCCTGTGCAGTCCACGGAACGCCAGCTTATTGCCGTCATGCCGGAGGCGTTGATCGTCGTCGATTCGCTGGCGTCGGTCAAATATGTGTCCCCGGGCGCGCAGCGTTTCGGCATTGTTGAAGACCATGCGATGACGCTCGCCGAAATCCGCGATATTCTGCGATTGGTGTCGACCGACAGCGTGGTGCGTGAGCGTGAATTGTCGATTCCGTTGGACCGCTCCGCCCGTGCGGCCGCGAAGAACACCGACGGCAAGGGCATTGAGGCGGGCAAGTTCCGCCCTTCCGACACGCTGTATCTGCATGTGCGCGTCGGCCAGATTTCCGATGATCTGTTTGCGATTTTCATTTCCGATATGAGCGAGCAGCGTCGTTTTGAAATCATGCGTCGTGATTTCGTGACGAACGTTTCGCACGAATTGAAAACCCCGGCAGGTGCGATTTCTCTGCTTGCCGAAACGATTGGCGATGCTGCAGACGATCCCGATATGGTGAAGTATTTCGCTGGTCGTGTGTCCAAGGAATCCGAACGATTGACGGAATTGGTACATCGCTTGATCGACTTGCAGAAGGCGCAAAGTGCGGCTGCGGTGCTGAACGCGGAACGGCTTTCCGTACTTGCGTTGGTACGCGAGGCGATCGTCGAAAACCAAGTGAAGGCCGAATCGAAGCATATCAATCTGGTGCTTTCGTTGAATGGCAAGCAGAAGCTGGTGCACGTCGAGGGTGCCGTAAACGCTGTCGATGAGGATGATGTGTTCATCAACGCCGATCATGAAACCATCAAAACCGCGGTGAAGAATCTGGTGGAGAACGCCGTCAACTATTCTCCGGAACACACCACCGTCGCAGTCGGCGTCGGCAGTAGCGATGGCAAGGTTTCGATTCGTGTCGTCGACCAGGGCATTGGCATTCCGGAATCCTCGTTGGATCGTATTTTCGAGCGATTCTACCGTGTCGATCCCGCGCGCTCCCGCGAAACAGGGGGTACGGGATTGGGCTTGGCCATCACCAAACATTGCGTGCAGGATTGTGGAGGCACTATTGCCGTGTGGTCGCGTGAGGGGGAAGGGTCGACCTTCACCATCACCTTGCCTCAGGCGGAATCGGAGCAAGACGAGGAATCTGCGAAATCTGAAACCGTGGAAATTAGTGAATCAGAGCAGCTTCCAATCGAATAA
- a CDS encoding response regulator transcription factor: MTRILIVEDEESYREPLVYQLTREGYDVSAAATGEEGLELFTKGGIDLVLLDLMLPGLDGTALCRRIREQSRVPIIMLTAKSAEIDKVVGLEIGADDYITKPYSFRELLARVRAVLRRNQMVADATESSDDDIPLICGDISMKIGQHEVMVRGENVFFPLKEFELLEYLMQNKGRVMTRHQLIDRIWGSDYVGDTKTLDVHVKRVRSKIEEDPAHPKYLTTVRGLGYKIDVPAE, encoded by the coding sequence ATGACGCGAATTCTGATCGTCGAGGACGAGGAATCGTATCGAGAGCCGCTGGTCTACCAGCTCACCCGCGAAGGCTACGACGTGTCCGCCGCGGCCACCGGCGAGGAGGGGCTGGAACTGTTCACCAAAGGCGGCATCGATCTGGTGTTGCTCGATCTGATGCTGCCGGGGCTCGACGGCACCGCACTATGTCGCAGAATTCGTGAGCAAAGCCGTGTACCGATCATCATGCTCACCGCGAAAAGCGCAGAAATCGACAAGGTGGTCGGTTTGGAAATCGGCGCGGACGACTACATCACCAAGCCGTACTCGTTCCGCGAGCTGCTGGCGCGGGTGCGTGCGGTGCTGCGACGCAACCAGATGGTGGCCGACGCGACGGAATCCTCCGACGACGATATTCCGCTGATCTGCGGTGACATTTCCATGAAGATCGGCCAGCATGAGGTGATGGTGCGCGGAGAGAACGTGTTCTTCCCGCTGAAGGAATTCGAGCTTCTCGAATATCTCATGCAGAACAAGGGCCGTGTGATGACCCGCCACCAGCTGATCGACCGCATTTGGGGGTCCGATTACGTTGGCGACACCAAAACGTTGGATGTGCACGTCAAGCGTGTCCGTTCCAAAATCGAGGAGGATCCGGCGCATCCGAAATATCTGACCACCGTGCGTGGCTTGGGCTATAAAATTGACGTTCCTGCGGAATAA
- a CDS encoding cell division protein: MVEQFPIVLRGYDKERVDEAFASAQETVDRLREQVKADDQTILELQAQLQEEKNKKANPNSFASLGANAQQMLASAEQTSAELLDRAKKDASAARATVQLQAETLLNNAKLDAKRILDEANAKAEAVLSKANNDADTLKSNAQREADQLRGEAQKAVVAQRQTVDLELTNSREEHDKRLASERATQERELSDMRAEATEQIAAQRKNANDEINRMKSETNDQIESALAEANKKLADVREQVSKMMTDAQRRASEITDTAKAKAQEITDEAEVHRTKTISQVNAEVEQIRADISAQQDEATKKVNELLADLNERRETAKKQSDELISEAQHTRDEAEAYASDKREAADKQAASILKQATEEADEQINKRREAAKSELEGVQQRIADLQTREAQITQRVSELRAMFANAFSGFGANGLSVVNSIDGEQHDSAAEVETPAESHDESGETVAGEPEVTFDEDVVSDEQQNNDDFEEPSEDEQSDQGEEAQEEQNND, translated from the coding sequence ATGGTTGAGCAGTTCCCAATCGTGTTGAGGGGGTACGACAAGGAAAGGGTCGATGAGGCGTTCGCTTCGGCTCAGGAGACGGTGGACCGTCTGCGTGAGCAGGTCAAGGCCGACGATCAGACCATCCTTGAACTGCAGGCACAGCTGCAGGAAGAGAAAAACAAGAAGGCCAACCCGAATTCGTTCGCATCTCTGGGCGCCAACGCGCAGCAGATGCTCGCCAGCGCGGAACAGACCAGCGCCGAGCTGCTCGACCGTGCCAAGAAAGACGCTTCCGCAGCACGCGCCACGGTGCAGCTTCAGGCCGAAACCCTGCTGAACAATGCCAAGCTCGACGCCAAGCGTATTCTCGACGAGGCCAACGCCAAGGCCGAAGCGGTGCTGTCGAAGGCCAATAATGATGCCGACACGCTGAAGTCCAACGCCCAGCGCGAAGCGGACCAGCTGCGTGGCGAAGCGCAGAAGGCCGTGGTGGCGCAACGCCAGACCGTCGATCTGGAGTTGACGAACTCCCGTGAGGAGCATGACAAGCGTCTCGCATCGGAGCGCGCCACGCAGGAGCGCGAGCTCTCCGATATGCGCGCCGAAGCCACCGAGCAGATCGCGGCGCAGCGCAAGAACGCCAATGACGAGATCAACCGCATGAAAAGCGAGACCAACGACCAGATCGAATCTGCGTTGGCCGAAGCCAACAAGAAGCTGGCCGACGTGCGTGAGCAGGTGTCCAAGATGATGACGGACGCGCAGCGCCGTGCCTCGGAAATCACGGATACCGCCAAAGCCAAGGCACAGGAGATCACCGACGAGGCTGAAGTGCATCGCACCAAGACCATCAGCCAGGTCAATGCCGAGGTGGAGCAGATCCGCGCCGACATTTCCGCCCAGCAGGATGAGGCTACGAAGAAGGTCAACGAGCTGCTCGCCGACCTGAACGAACGCCGTGAAACCGCCAAGAAGCAGTCCGACGAGCTGATCTCCGAAGCGCAGCATACACGCGATGAGGCCGAGGCATACGCTTCCGACAAGCGTGAGGCAGCCGACAAGCAGGCTGCCAGCATTCTCAAGCAGGCCACCGAAGAGGCCGACGAGCAGATCAACAAGCGTCGTGAGGCAGCCAAGAGCGAGCTTGAAGGTGTGCAGCAGCGCATCGCCGACCTGCAGACCCGTGAGGCGCAGATCACGCAGCGTGTCAGTGAACTGCGTGCCATGTTTGCCAACGCGTTCTCCGGTTTCGGCGCGAACGGCCTGTCTGTGGTCAATTCCATCGACGGCGAACAGCATGATTCCGCAGCTGAAGTTGAAACTCCGGCGGAATCGCACGACGAGAGTGGCGAAACTGTTGCGGGCGAACCGGAAGTGACTTTCGATGAGGATGTTGTCTCCGACGAACAGCAGAATAATGACGACTTTGAAGAACCGTCCGAAGACGAGCAGTCTGACCAGGGCGAGGAAGCACAGGAGGAACAGAACAATGACTGA
- a CDS encoding 3-deoxy-7-phosphoheptulonate synthase, protein MSGLRGPDSSRDAQLLDNAVFPETVDVNIRQLDPIPAPRYFLKEIPLTDEMSDLVLKSRQEIRDVLNGKDDRLLVIVGPCSIHDPKAAHEYAAKLAAVKKELEDQLVIVMRVYFEKPRTTIGWKGLINDPDLDGQFNIRKGMWLARKVLADVLSLGLPAATEWLDPITPQYICDLISWGAIGARNTESQVHRELASGMSMPIGFKNATDGSIKPAADSCFAAAFEHHFLSINLDGRVISAETKGNPDCHLVLRGSSHGPNYDTESVAKALADLKVSKASGPSEHGIVIDAAHGNCGKNEVREAEVIENIASRIAAGEQGISGIMMESFLKAGNQKPAPLDQLEYGKSITDACVPWERTEQLLHALAEAVESRRKLAE, encoded by the coding sequence ATGTCAGGTCTTCGCGGTCCAGATAGTTCGAGGGATGCACAATTGTTGGATAACGCTGTGTTTCCGGAGACCGTGGATGTCAATATTCGACAGTTGGACCCGATTCCCGCTCCCCGATATTTTCTGAAGGAAATCCCGCTTACCGACGAGATGAGCGATCTGGTGTTGAAGTCCCGTCAGGAAATCCGTGACGTGCTGAACGGCAAAGACGATCGTTTGCTCGTCATCGTCGGCCCCTGCTCGATTCATGATCCGAAAGCCGCACACGAATACGCCGCAAAGCTCGCGGCCGTCAAAAAAGAGCTGGAAGACCAGCTGGTCATCGTGATGCGCGTGTATTTCGAAAAGCCGCGCACCACCATCGGGTGGAAGGGACTGATCAACGATCCTGATCTCGACGGCCAGTTCAACATTCGCAAGGGCATGTGGCTTGCACGCAAGGTGCTGGCCGATGTGCTGAGCCTTGGACTCCCGGCAGCCACGGAATGGCTTGACCCGATCACCCCGCAGTACATCTGCGACCTGATCAGCTGGGGTGCGATCGGCGCTCGCAATACCGAAAGCCAAGTGCATCGCGAGCTCGCGTCGGGCATGTCGATGCCAATCGGCTTCAAGAACGCCACCGACGGTTCGATCAAGCCGGCAGCGGACTCCTGCTTCGCGGCCGCCTTCGAGCATCATTTCCTGTCCATCAATCTTGACGGACGTGTGATTTCCGCCGAAACCAAGGGCAATCCCGATTGCCACCTGGTGTTGCGCGGTTCTTCGCACGGTCCGAACTACGACACCGAATCCGTGGCGAAGGCGTTGGCCGATCTGAAGGTTTCCAAGGCTTCCGGACCGAGCGAACACGGCATCGTCATCGACGCGGCGCACGGCAACTGCGGCAAGAACGAAGTGCGCGAAGCTGAAGTGATCGAAAACATCGCATCCCGCATCGCAGCAGGCGAACAGGGAATCAGCGGTATTATGATGGAAAGCTTCCTGAAAGCCGGCAATCAGAAGCCCGCTCCGCTCGACCAGCTGGAATACGGCAAGTCCATCACCGACGCCTGCGTGCCGTGGGAACGTACCGAACAGCTGCTGCACGCGCTTGCCGAAGCGGTCGAAAGCCGTCGCAAGCTTGCCGAATAA
- a CDS encoding C1 family peptidase, translating to MTDITPLSADALATLVEDFEASDHNRMAMNAVTAAGINKVARNYDRARLMQRRFSTIVDNGTATHQDRSGRCWLFSSLNVARFVAKKNMGLKEFEFSQNYAMYYDKLERVNYFLQDVAELVKAGEPSDSRLIQHLLADVMGDGGQWTMAMNVYKKYGAVPKDLFPETESSKNTGEMNVQLRRLLHTAVAHMYADPASIESVIAEATAAGHRILTIHLGEPPKSFDWEWTDKDGEFHRDGEITPVEFWQKYVGSADLESYVCLVDDPRQEHAKGKKIGIEHLGNVAGGDPTEYLNVPNQFMKDCVRQILEEQGIPVWFGADCHPMMDRENGAWATDLFEYGKVYGVDFDLNKEDRVRFADSAMNHAMAFVGVDVAEDGTTTRRWRVENSWGDKIADKGYFTMSDDWFTEYVYEVAVPKALLPAEYQAALDEPATMLPAWDPMGALAD from the coding sequence ATGACTGACATCACGCCGTTGAGCGCTGATGCATTGGCAACGCTGGTTGAGGATTTCGAAGCCAGCGACCACAACCGTATGGCCATGAACGCGGTCACCGCGGCGGGCATCAACAAGGTGGCGCGCAACTATGACCGCGCCCGCCTGATGCAGCGCAGATTCTCCACCATTGTCGACAATGGCACCGCCACCCATCAGGATCGTTCCGGCCGTTGCTGGCTGTTCAGCTCGCTGAACGTGGCTCGTTTCGTGGCCAAGAAGAACATGGGGCTGAAGGAATTCGAGTTCTCCCAGAACTATGCCATGTATTACGACAAGCTCGAGCGCGTCAACTACTTCCTGCAGGACGTGGCCGAACTGGTGAAGGCCGGCGAGCCGTCCGACTCCCGCCTGATCCAGCATCTGCTCGCCGATGTGATGGGCGACGGCGGTCAGTGGACCATGGCCATGAACGTGTACAAGAAGTACGGTGCCGTTCCGAAGGATCTGTTCCCGGAAACCGAATCCTCCAAGAACACCGGCGAAATGAATGTGCAATTGCGTCGCCTGCTGCATACGGCTGTCGCGCACATGTATGCCGATCCGGCTTCGATCGAATCGGTAATCGCCGAAGCGACCGCCGCCGGCCACCGCATTCTGACGATTCACTTGGGCGAGCCGCCGAAGAGCTTCGACTGGGAGTGGACCGACAAGGACGGCGAGTTCCACCGCGATGGTGAGATCACGCCTGTGGAATTCTGGCAGAAGTACGTCGGTTCCGCCGATTTGGAAAGCTACGTGTGCTTGGTCGACGATCCTCGTCAGGAGCATGCGAAGGGCAAGAAGATCGGTATCGAGCACTTGGGTAATGTGGCCGGGGGAGACCCGACCGAATATCTGAACGTGCCGAACCAGTTCATGAAGGATTGCGTGCGTCAGATTCTCGAAGAGCAGGGCATTCCAGTATGGTTCGGTGCCGACTGCCACCCGATGATGGATCGTGAAAACGGCGCTTGGGCCACTGATCTGTTCGAATACGGCAAGGTGTATGGCGTTGATTTCGACCTGAACAAGGAAGATCGCGTGCGTTTCGCCGATTCCGCAATGAACCACGCTATGGCGTTCGTCGGCGTGGACGTGGCCGAAGACGGCACGACCACCCGTCGTTGGCGCGTGGAGAACTCCTGGGGAGACAAGATCGCAGACAAGGGCTACTTCACCATGAGCGACGACTGGTTCACCGAATACGTGTACGAGGTCGCCGTGCCGAAGGCGCTGCTCCCTGCCGAATATCAGGCCGCTCTTGACGAGCCGGCCACCATGCTTCCCGCATGGGATCCGATGGGCGCTCTGGCTGACTGA
- a CDS encoding 3-deoxy-7-phosphoheptulonate synthase, protein MQQQLNTPEELRAIRQAMDEGKNPLVVTDVPRWEDQVGISRIVNRRVLEFEVLPTPAQVLGDLPLSDQAQEIVAYSRDEIRACLYGQDDRLLVIVGPCSVHDPAAALDYARRLAALKDELGGELLIVMRVYFEKPRTTVGWKGLINDPDIDGSCNIKKGLLLARRTLLGVLDAGLAAATEFLEPTSPQYISDAVSWGAVGARNTESQVHRQLASGMSMPIGFKNATDGSIKAPTDSCFASAQQHTFFGVDHMGRAAVVKTLGNPDCHVVLRGSSRGPNYDSESVANAMKLIREKMPAESAAAHGLIVDCSHGNSGKDEHRQAEVVRNIASRIADGEEGITGIMMESFIEGGSQKPAPLAELTYGQSITDKCLSWQTTEQLLRELAQAVSKRRWK, encoded by the coding sequence ATGCAGCAGCAGCTGAACACGCCTGAAGAGCTTCGTGCCATCCGTCAGGCCATGGATGAAGGTAAGAATCCGCTGGTGGTTACGGATGTGCCGCGATGGGAAGATCAGGTTGGCATCAGCCGCATCGTGAACCGCCGAGTGCTTGAATTTGAGGTGCTTCCCACACCGGCGCAAGTGTTGGGCGATCTGCCGCTCAGCGATCAGGCTCAGGAAATCGTTGCCTATTCTCGAGATGAGATTCGCGCCTGCCTATATGGTCAGGATGATCGATTGCTGGTGATTGTAGGCCCATGTTCCGTGCATGATCCTGCTGCAGCGCTCGATTACGCCCGTCGTTTAGCCGCGTTGAAAGACGAGTTGGGCGGCGAATTGCTGATTGTGATGCGCGTGTATTTCGAAAAGCCGCGTACCACAGTCGGTTGGAAGGGTCTAATTAACGATCCCGACATCGATGGCAGCTGCAATATCAAGAAGGGTTTGCTGTTAGCCCGCCGTACACTGCTTGGCGTATTGGACGCCGGTTTGGCTGCGGCCACGGAATTCCTGGAACCAACCAGCCCGCAGTACATTTCCGACGCGGTCAGCTGGGGTGCGGTCGGCGCTCGCAATACCGAAAGCCAGGTGCACCGTCAGCTCGCTTCGGGCATGTCGATGCCGATCGGCTTCAAAAACGCCACTGATGGTTCCATCAAAGCGCCGACCGATTCATGTTTTGCTTCGGCACAACAGCACACGTTCTTCGGCGTCGATCACATGGGCCGCGCGGCCGTGGTCAAAACGCTCGGCAATCCCGACTGCCACGTGGTGTTGCGCGGTTCGAGCAGAGGCCCGAACTATGACTCCGAATCCGTGGCGAACGCCATGAAGCTGATCCGTGAAAAAATGCCGGCTGAGTCCGCGGCCGCGCACGGCCTGATCGTGGACTGTTCGCATGGCAATTCCGGCAAAGACGAGCATCGTCAGGCCGAAGTGGTGCGCAATATCGCAAGTCGCATCGCCGACGGTGAAGAGGGCATCACCGGCATCATGATGGAAAGCTTCATCGAGGGTGGCAGCCAAAAACCGGCACCGCTTGCCGAGTTGACGTACGGTCAATCCATCACCGACAAATGCTTGAGCTGGCAGACCACGGAACAGCTGCTGCGCGAACTTGCGCAAGCCGTGAGCAAGCGCCGCTGGAAGTGA
- the mtnN gene encoding 5'-methylthioadenosine/S-adenosylhomocysteine nucleosidase: MSTIAIIGAMDEEVANIASALSDITVTEEAGVSVTRGTIETNKGTRVNVAATVGGMGTVNIAATTQHLIDADQPDAVIFSGIAGNLNTHLHINDVVLGGTLRYLDTDMRLVGQWKPGTADQPVEEFHSDDRLIEVADKVLTDLNVHHITGIIATGNYFVDDPKKVEQVIRETGADAVEMEGAAVAHIAARNDLPVLVIRALSDNADTDYVEFKEFDISEYADTAAKIAVNIVKRM, from the coding sequence ATGAGCACAATCGCCATCATTGGCGCCATGGACGAGGAAGTCGCCAATATCGCATCCGCATTGAGCGACATCACCGTAACGGAGGAAGCCGGCGTCAGCGTGACGCGAGGCACCATCGAAACCAACAAGGGCACTCGTGTCAACGTTGCGGCAACGGTCGGCGGCATGGGCACCGTCAATATCGCCGCCACCACGCAGCATCTCATCGACGCGGACCAGCCTGACGCCGTGATCTTCTCCGGCATCGCAGGCAATCTCAACACGCATCTGCACATCAACGACGTGGTGCTTGGCGGCACGTTGCGCTACCTCGACACTGACATGCGTCTCGTCGGCCAGTGGAAGCCAGGAACTGCGGACCAGCCGGTGGAGGAATTCCACTCCGACGACCGCCTGATCGAAGTTGCCGATAAGGTGCTGACCGATCTGAACGTGCATCACATTACCGGCATCATCGCCACCGGCAACTATTTCGTGGACGATCCGAAGAAAGTGGAGCAGGTGATTCGCGAAACCGGCGCGGACGCGGTCGAAATGGAAGGCGCCGCGGTGGCACATATCGCGGCACGCAACGACCTGCCCGTGCTGGTCATTCGCGCGTTGAGCGACAATGCCGACACGGATTACGTGGAATTCAAGGAATTCGACATTTCAGAATATGCCGACACTGCGGCGAAAATCGCAGTGAACATCGTCAAGCGCATGTAA